One segment of Nostoc flagelliforme CCNUN1 DNA contains the following:
- a CDS encoding alpha-hydroxy acid oxidase: MTVVSNDHRFLQPINLFEYEKLAKDHLSQMTLDYYSSGAWDEITLRDNRAAFERLKLRPRVLVNVSDRNLTTSILGQPLQLPLLIAPMAFQCLAHPDGEIATALAAASAGVGMVLSTMATKSIEEVASACDNFPDSLRWFQLYIHKDRGLTRALVEKAYKAGYKALCLTVDAPVLGQRERDRRNEFALPSDLHLANLATISGLDISHEKGESGLFTYFAQQLNPAVTWDDLEWLQSLSPLPLVIKGILRGDDAVRAVECGAKAIVVSNHGGRQLDGAIASLDALAEIVAAVDGKIEVLLDGGIRRGTDILKALALGAKAVLIGRPILWGLAVAGQVGVSHVISLLQDELNLGMALSGCAKLQDIDPSLLILPRL; encoded by the coding sequence ATGACAGTTGTATCCAACGACCATCGTTTTCTTCAACCCATAAATCTGTTTGAGTACGAAAAGCTAGCAAAAGATCATCTGTCTCAAATGACGCTTGATTACTATAGTAGTGGTGCTTGGGACGAAATTACACTACGGGATAATCGTGCTGCCTTTGAGAGACTCAAGTTGCGACCTCGTGTACTAGTCAATGTAAGCGATCGCAATCTTACTACTTCCATTTTAGGACAACCCCTGCAACTACCTTTGTTAATTGCGCCGATGGCTTTTCAATGTCTAGCTCATCCAGATGGAGAAATTGCCACGGCTCTAGCTGCGGCATCAGCTGGAGTGGGCATGGTGTTAAGTACAATGGCCACAAAGAGCATTGAAGAAGTGGCAAGTGCATGTGATAATTTTCCAGATTCTCTGCGATGGTTCCAGCTTTACATCCATAAAGATCGAGGATTAACTCGTGCTTTGGTAGAAAAAGCCTATAAAGCAGGCTACAAAGCACTTTGTCTAACTGTAGATGCACCTGTTCTCGGACAGCGAGAAAGAGATAGACGTAACGAGTTTGCCCTACCCTCAGACTTACATCTGGCTAATCTCGCCACAATATCAGGGCTAGATATTTCCCATGAAAAAGGCGAATCTGGATTATTTACCTATTTTGCCCAACAGCTAAACCCAGCAGTAACTTGGGACGATTTGGAATGGTTGCAATCTTTATCTCCACTACCTTTAGTCATCAAAGGAATTTTACGGGGAGATGATGCTGTTCGGGCTGTAGAATGTGGAGCCAAAGCAATTGTTGTTTCCAATCATGGTGGCAGACAACTCGATGGTGCGATCGCTTCTTTAGACGCTCTAGCCGAAATAGTAGCAGCAGTGGATGGTAAAATAGAAGTACTGTTGGACGGAGGCATCCGTAGGGGCACAGACATTCTGAAAGCTCTGGCATTAGGAGCAAAAGCGGTACTGATCGGACGACCCATTTTATGGGGACTAGCAGTAGCAGGACAAGTTGGTGTATCTCATGTCATCTCACTGCTACAAGATGAGTTAAATCTGGGAATGGCACTTAGCGGCTGTGCCAAACTACAGGATATTGACCCTAGTTTATTGATTCTGCCACGCCTGTAA
- a CDS encoding IS630 family transposase, which translates to MVLQDIKLAKKLYCDRNVKLSPDRLRRVLKKRGSNGSRLLMCHKGKQDPIARAKKQADLDMLELAAAAGEIDLKYFDESGFCVWSEPGYTYYFRGKQKRLEQKKRRGRRLSIIGFLQPIISFVYGLVIRGVDRKSYIQMMELEAESAEKTGRTRVIVQDNGPIHRCKEVQYLWSKWERQGLYIFFLPKYCSEMNPIELEWQHLKKDELSGQIFDDEYYHCLCSH; encoded by the coding sequence ATGGTTTTGCAGGATATTAAATTAGCTAAAAAACTTTATTGCGATCGCAACGTGAAACTAAGTCCCGACAGATTAAGACGGGTACTCAAAAAAAGGGGATCAAATGGAAGCAGGCTTTTGATGTGCCACAAAGGAAAACAAGACCCGATAGCCCGAGCTAAGAAGCAAGCAGATTTAGATATGCTGGAATTAGCCGCTGCGGCGGGAGAAATCGATCTAAAGTATTTTGATGAGTCAGGGTTTTGTGTATGGAGCGAGCCAGGTTACACCTATTACTTCAGAGGTAAACAAAAACGTTTAGAACAAAAAAAGCGTCGTGGTCGTAGATTAAGCATTATCGGATTTCTTCAACCAATAATCAGTTTTGTTTACGGTTTGGTTATTAGGGGTGTTGACCGCAAGTCTTATATCCAAATGATGGAACTTGAAGCGGAGTCAGCCGAAAAAACGGGACGTACAAGGGTAATTGTGCAGGATAACGGCCCGATCCACCGATGCAAAGAAGTACAATATCTGTGGTCGAAATGGGAGAGGCAGGGTTTGTATATCTTCTTTTTACCAAAATACTGCTCTGAAATGAACCCAATTGAATTAGAATGGCAACACCTTAAAAAAGATGAGCTATCTGGGCAGATATTTGATGATGAGTACTACCATTGCCTATGCAGTCATTGA
- a CDS encoding TrmH family RNA methyltransferase: MLTSLQNSLVKQIRKLHSTKERHKQQLFLLEGTHLLEEACAVNYPLETVCCTPDWQAAHASLWEEACSRCDRAEIVSKEVLDVIATTVQPDGVVATAKRSVGASPTGGVRQIQLPFTGIILALETVQDPGNLGTMIRAAAAAGASGLWVSADSVDLDSPKVLRASAGQWFRLATAVTEDLKATVQQSQQAGMQVVATLPSATLTYWEVDWRKPSLILLGNEGAGLSAELAAIADRQVKIPLSPGVESLNVAIAAALMLYEARRQISQELEVMS, encoded by the coding sequence ATGTTGACCAGTTTACAAAATTCCCTAGTCAAGCAAATCCGCAAACTCCACTCCACCAAGGAGCGGCACAAACAGCAGTTATTTTTACTAGAAGGGACACACCTGTTAGAAGAAGCTTGTGCGGTGAATTACCCACTAGAAACAGTGTGTTGTACTCCAGATTGGCAAGCAGCCCACGCCTCACTCTGGGAAGAAGCTTGTAGCCGATGCGATCGCGCCGAAATTGTCAGTAAAGAAGTCTTGGATGTGATCGCTACCACAGTCCAACCGGATGGTGTAGTTGCAACGGCAAAACGAAGCGTTGGCGCTTCGCCCACCGGAGGTGTTCGCCAAATTCAACTACCATTTACTGGTATAATTCTGGCTTTAGAAACGGTGCAAGATCCCGGCAACCTGGGTACGATGATCCGCGCTGCTGCTGCTGCTGGAGCATCAGGATTGTGGGTAAGTGCAGATAGTGTAGATTTAGACAGCCCCAAAGTTCTCCGGGCTTCAGCAGGGCAATGGTTTCGCCTAGCAACAGCCGTAACCGAAGATTTAAAAGCCACAGTACAACAAAGTCAGCAGGCAGGAATGCAGGTAGTGGCAACCTTACCCAGTGCGACTTTAACTTATTGGGAGGTAGATTGGCGCAAACCCAGTCTGATTTTACTGGGAAATGAGGGTGCTGGATTGTCGGCAGAATTAGCAGCGATCGCAGACAGGCAAGTAAAAATTCCTTTGAGTCCTGGGGTGGAATCATTGAATGTGGCGATCGCAGCCGCTTTAATGTTGTACGAAGCTCGGCGGCAAATAAGTCAAGAGTTAGAAGTTATGAGTTAG
- a CDS encoding polysaccharide pyruvyl transferase family protein gives MENSQIKKIFFFTAQTQYENLGDVMIIKILLDNLRKYGTIIINERGVPEWFCQELDIKDDEKASKYGNKFSILMLVFALKALFSSNNEIYYILTPGHRFSTPIPKTKIDYFRYLIETIKQIISLALFKILGVRICRFGVSIGPFSKLDQLAERWKSKFMYFYSVRDTKSEDYANKLGINQVKIFPDLAWLMKTPYASNKLVKLHDEYVIFSFRNSTNSFGDPDIYKNSLFPVLDKIVSMVGKKWQKKLLISYQVDLDYEICKDISNRYKDDCNVIFLEEKINTQSMYDLYSRAYMIFSNRLHVLMFAMLCGSIPVAVVDTLKHDKITSIFSDAGLMRMVIDISNGAQISEILNEIDTDINVIRKDIDLCIDHNQNSADAILKQVITRAI, from the coding sequence GTGGAAAATAGTCAAATAAAAAAAATATTCTTTTTTACTGCCCAGACTCAATACGAAAATCTGGGAGATGTGATGATCATTAAAATCTTATTAGATAACTTAAGAAAATATGGAACTATAATTATCAATGAACGAGGAGTTCCAGAGTGGTTTTGTCAGGAATTAGATATAAAAGATGATGAAAAAGCTAGCAAGTACGGAAATAAATTTAGTATTTTAATGTTAGTATTTGCTCTGAAAGCATTATTTTCTTCAAATAACGAAATTTACTATATTCTAACTCCAGGACATCGCTTTAGTACTCCTATTCCTAAGACTAAGATAGATTATTTTAGGTACTTAATTGAAACAATAAAACAAATAATAAGCTTGGCTTTATTTAAGATTCTTGGTGTTCGTATATGTAGATTTGGAGTTTCCATTGGACCATTTTCAAAACTAGATCAGCTAGCAGAAAGGTGGAAATCTAAATTTATGTATTTTTATTCAGTTAGAGACACAAAATCAGAAGATTATGCAAACAAATTAGGGATAAATCAAGTTAAAATTTTTCCTGATTTGGCTTGGTTGATGAAAACTCCATATGCGAGTAATAAATTAGTTAAGTTACACGATGAATACGTAATATTTAGTTTTAGAAACTCTACTAATTCTTTTGGCGATCCAGATATATATAAGAACAGTCTTTTTCCGGTTTTAGACAAAATTGTTTCTATGGTTGGTAAAAAATGGCAGAAAAAGTTGCTAATTTCCTATCAAGTTGATCTTGATTATGAAATTTGTAAAGATATTAGTAATAGATATAAAGATGATTGTAACGTAATTTTTCTTGAAGAAAAGATAAATACTCAATCTATGTATGATTTGTATTCTCGCGCCTACATGATTTTTAGCAATCGGTTACATGTACTGATGTTTGCAATGCTTTGTGGTTCAATACCAGTTGCGGTAGTAGATACACTAAAGCATGATAAAATCACCAGTATCTTTTCAGATGCAGGTCTAATGCGGATGGTTATAGATATCTCTAATGGGGCGCAGATATCTGAAATATTAAATGAAATTGATACTGATATTAATGTGATAAGAAAAGATATTGATTTGTGTATTGATCATAACCAAAATTCTGCGGATGCAATACTTAAGCAGGTAATAACCAGGGCTATTTAA
- a CDS encoding RpnC/YadD family protein → MTRFPYDQFAKDYLKELLQPLGEVETSRKVPAQIREIDVYFVPSPQSTNTIELGLLGKFAAEPALVEPFRNAATIVEIRSCINKLFDIFAEVKRQSKGDKTRLAESELPRLWILSPTASESILDGFRTNLDEENWGIGVNFLGDYFKTAIVVIHQLSCTEETLWLRILGKGRVQQQAIDELEALPPNNPLRSKAIDLLLNLKTTLEFNQNIDEEDRNLIMRLSPIYEQKLAEVKQEGIQEGIQEGIQEGIQAGIQAGIQAERRNVIENLLRVRFGSLDAELRGITESLLALSPEEFTPLLLQLSKEELLNRFL, encoded by the coding sequence ATGACCAGGTTCCCTTACGACCAGTTCGCCAAAGACTATCTTAAAGAATTGTTACAACCATTGGGAGAAGTGGAAACAAGTCGGAAAGTTCCGGCTCAAATCCGAGAGATTGATGTTTATTTTGTACCTTCACCCCAATCGACAAATACAATAGAATTAGGGCTATTAGGAAAATTTGCGGCTGAACCTGCATTAGTGGAACCATTTAGAAATGCAGCTACAATTGTGGAGATCCGCAGTTGCATAAATAAATTGTTTGATATTTTTGCTGAAGTAAAGCGTCAATCTAAAGGCGATAAAACTAGGCTTGCAGAATCAGAATTACCACGTTTGTGGATTTTATCACCGACGGCTTCTGAATCTATATTGGATGGTTTTAGAACTAACCTAGATGAAGAAAATTGGGGAATAGGGGTAAATTTTTTAGGCGATTATTTTAAAACAGCGATTGTGGTGATTCACCAATTATCGTGTACAGAAGAAACACTATGGTTGAGAATTTTAGGTAAGGGAAGAGTTCAGCAACAAGCGATAGACGAACTAGAAGCACTCCCACCAAATAATCCCTTACGTTCCAAAGCAATTGATTTATTATTGAATTTAAAGACTACTTTAGAATTCAATCAGAATATAGATGAGGAGGATAGAAATTTAATTATGCGTTTATCACCTATTTATGAGCAAAAATTAGCAGAAGTTAAACAAGAAGGAATTCAAGAAGGAATTCAAGAGGGAATTCAAGAAGGAATTCAAGCAGGAATTCAAGCAGGAATTCAAGCAGAACGTCGTAATGTTATAGAGAATTTGTTGCGAGTTCGCTTTGGTTCTTTAGATGCAGAACTAAGAGGAATTACTGAATCTTTATTGGCATTATCTCCAGAGGAATTTACTCCTTTATTACTGCAACTATCTAAAGAAGAGTTATTAAATAGGTTCCTTTAG
- the murA gene encoding UDP-N-acetylglucosamine 1-carboxyvinyltransferase, producing MNPSTSLPDVKIAPEADSSVLQIWGGHPLRGHVKISGAKNAALVIMAGALLCPGDCRIRNVPLLADVERMGQVLSALGVRLTRQGDILDINASEIKTSKAPYELVTQLRASFFAIGAILARLGVAQMPLPGGCAIGARPVDLHVRGLQAMGAEVQIEHGICNAYVPGSSRRLQGAKIYLDIASVGATENLMMAATLAEGETIIENAAREPEVVDLANFCNAMGAKIKGAGTSRIIIEGVPKLHSVDYSIIPDRIEAGTFLLAAAITRSELLLSPVAPEHLIPVIAKLRDIGVTIIEEKPEHLRILPAETLKATDIETQYHPGFPTDMQAPFMALLTLAEGDSVINESVFENRLRHASELNRLGADIRVKGNAAFVRGVPKLSGAPVLGTDLRASAALVIAGLAAEGKTTIQGLQHLDRGYDRLDVKLQQLGAKILRVGEASADSEIASTISSLST from the coding sequence ATCAATCCTTCTACCAGCTTACCAGATGTCAAAATTGCTCCAGAAGCAGACTCCTCAGTCTTGCAAATTTGGGGTGGGCATCCTTTGCGAGGTCATGTGAAAATTAGCGGGGCAAAAAATGCAGCACTGGTAATCATGGCTGGAGCCTTGCTGTGTCCGGGCGATTGTCGTATCCGCAATGTCCCCTTATTGGCGGATGTAGAGCGGATGGGTCAGGTGTTATCGGCTTTGGGTGTACGTTTAACCCGGCAAGGCGATATTTTAGACATCAACGCCAGCGAAATTAAAACGTCAAAAGCTCCCTACGAACTAGTTACCCAATTGAGGGCGAGTTTCTTCGCCATTGGTGCCATTCTGGCAAGATTGGGAGTAGCGCAGATGCCCTTACCAGGCGGTTGTGCTATTGGGGCAAGACCAGTTGACTTGCATGTTCGAGGACTGCAAGCAATGGGAGCGGAAGTACAAATTGAGCATGGCATTTGTAATGCCTACGTCCCTGGCAGCAGCCGGAGATTACAAGGTGCGAAGATTTACTTAGACATCGCCAGTGTCGGAGCTACGGAAAACTTGATGATGGCGGCTACTCTGGCAGAGGGCGAAACGATCATCGAAAATGCTGCCAGAGAACCGGAAGTAGTTGATTTAGCTAACTTCTGTAACGCGATGGGAGCGAAGATTAAGGGCGCGGGGACTAGCAGGATTATTATCGAAGGAGTCCCCAAGTTGCATTCTGTTGACTACAGTATCATTCCCGATCGCATTGAGGCCGGGACGTTTTTGCTGGCAGCAGCAATTACCCGTTCCGAACTTCTTCTCTCGCCAGTGGCTCCAGAACACCTTATACCAGTGATTGCCAAGCTGCGGGATATTGGAGTGACAATAATTGAGGAAAAGCCAGAACACTTACGCATTCTACCGGCGGAAACTCTCAAGGCAACGGATATTGAAACTCAATATCATCCAGGTTTTCCTACAGATATGCAAGCGCCATTCATGGCTTTGCTGACATTGGCTGAAGGCGACAGCGTGATTAATGAATCTGTCTTTGAAAATCGCTTGCGTCATGCCTCAGAGTTAAATCGCTTGGGGGCAGATATTCGTGTTAAAGGCAACGCTGCTTTCGTTCGAGGAGTACCGAAATTGTCTGGCGCACCAGTATTAGGTACAGACTTACGAGCATCGGCAGCGCTAGTCATAGCAGGACTGGCGGCAGAAGGAAAAACCACAATTCAAGGATTACAGCACCTTGATCGCGGCTATGATCGACTCGATGTGAAGTTGCAGCAATTGGGCGCTAAAATCCTCCGTGTGGGCGAAGCATCAGCAGATTCAGAAATCGCTTCCACTATCAGTAGTCTGTCAACTTGA
- a CDS encoding WecB/TagA/CpsF family glycosyltransferase codes for MVARVLLPTKKVLDFPITALRFDDQVQTILKWARRRESKTVYVANVHMLIEAHWNPEFGSVLRNADIVTPDGMPLVWMMRKMGALYQDRVAGMDIFLALCQLTQTQNLSIFFVGSQTEVLSRMRKRLEREFPQMKIAAMEPLPFRPLTETEDEALVQKINSSGASAVLVSLGCPKQENWIAQHKGKIQAVMIGLGGVFPVYAGIHKRAPRVIRDLGLEWLYRWIQEPRRLCGRYAKTIPLFIWLATKQLLSSSRIAAVFLHETGD; via the coding sequence ATGGTGGCAAGAGTGCTTCTACCTACTAAAAAAGTACTGGATTTTCCTATTACTGCTTTACGCTTTGATGACCAGGTACAAACAATACTGAAGTGGGCGAGGAGGCGTGAGAGTAAAACTGTATATGTAGCCAATGTACACATGCTCATTGAAGCTCATTGGAATCCAGAGTTTGGCAGCGTATTACGAAATGCAGACATAGTTACTCCTGATGGTATGCCTCTAGTATGGATGATGCGAAAGATGGGAGCGCTTTACCAAGACCGTGTGGCAGGAATGGATATTTTCCTAGCATTGTGTCAGCTAACTCAAACACAAAATCTTAGTATTTTCTTTGTAGGTTCGCAAACAGAAGTTCTTTCTAGGATGCGAAAAAGGTTAGAGCGGGAATTCCCGCAGATGAAGATTGCGGCGATGGAACCTCTACCCTTTCGTCCGCTGACTGAAACTGAAGACGAAGCTTTGGTTCAAAAAATTAACTCTAGTGGTGCTAGCGCCGTATTAGTATCTCTGGGATGTCCTAAGCAAGAAAATTGGATAGCTCAACATAAGGGTAAGATACAAGCTGTCATGATTGGACTGGGTGGAGTTTTCCCAGTTTATGCAGGAATTCACAAGCGTGCACCCCGCGTAATTCGAGACTTAGGACTTGAATGGCTGTATCGATGGATTCAAGAACCACGTCGGCTTTGCGGTCGCTATGCTAAAACTATTCCACTATTTATATGGCTAGCTACGAAGCAACTACTATCATCAAGTCGTATTGCAGCAGTCTTCCTTCACGAGACTGGGGATTAA
- a CDS encoding acyl-CoA thioesterase → MLPFKTLLRVRHYEMDALGHVNNAVYQNYLEQAAIEHSEHLGLTLDVYRQVGGVFVMRRVEIDYLRPAVAGDTLEVTTWLKEMRGTRALRCYEIRKQNQDNLLVTAEALWVWVDAQTMRPRPIPNVMLDKFLQIQNSGVTN, encoded by the coding sequence ATGCTACCGTTCAAAACTCTGCTACGCGTCCGACACTATGAGATGGACGCCCTTGGGCATGTAAATAACGCTGTCTACCAAAATTATCTAGAACAAGCAGCCATTGAACACTCAGAACACCTGGGCTTAACTCTGGATGTATATCGGCAAGTAGGTGGCGTATTTGTCATGCGCCGGGTAGAAATTGACTATTTACGCCCAGCAGTAGCAGGCGATACCCTAGAAGTCACTACCTGGTTGAAGGAAATGCGCGGGACTCGTGCCTTGCGATGCTACGAAATTCGTAAACAAAACCAAGATAATTTGTTAGTAACGGCAGAGGCGCTATGGGTTTGGGTGGATGCACAGACAATGCGCCCACGACCAATTCCCAATGTCATGTTAGACAAATTTTTGCAAATCCAAAACTCAGGTGTTACAAACTAA
- a CDS encoding MOP flippase family protein, producing the protein MPSPQGSSNLRQQAIKGVLWSAIESWGRQVISFAVFFILARLLGPETFGLIALASIFLAFLQVFFDQGFTQAIVQRQELELEHLDTAFWANLGISVLLATLCFSGASFVANFFKEPQLAPIIRFSSIGLLITAFSSVQNAIFQRKLAFKTLATRSLLAVGIGGVVGITMAFMGFGVWSIVGQQLSNNLAGVLIIWWVSDWRPKLRFSVRHFKELLSFGVNVMGMNLFYFFSTRSDDFLIGSFLGSSALGYYTVAYRVLSILRELLTGTIAKVTLPTFSKLQHEPERLRNALYEAIQLTSLITFPAFLGTLILAPEIVEVVFGTKWLPSVPVMQILNLTGIAYAYFYFNGSVLMAVGKPSSKLAMDFMQAVINVIGFSIAAQWGIVAVASAFVIRMYLIAPIVIWVIWKEIHINVVTYLRQGVVALAGTIAMLSVIFAIKYFLSNLISSSAVLAISIVVGSIVYILSIFLIAPKLFWQIRNMAR; encoded by the coding sequence ATGCCATCACCTCAAGGTTCATCAAATTTACGACAACAGGCTATTAAAGGAGTATTGTGGTCTGCCATCGAAAGTTGGGGACGGCAGGTAATTTCATTCGCTGTTTTCTTTATACTTGCGCGTTTGTTAGGTCCAGAAACTTTTGGTTTGATTGCATTAGCTAGTATATTTCTGGCATTTCTCCAAGTTTTTTTCGATCAGGGATTTACTCAAGCAATTGTTCAACGTCAGGAGTTAGAACTAGAGCATTTAGATACTGCCTTCTGGGCTAATTTGGGAATCAGCGTACTACTAGCAACACTATGTTTTAGCGGTGCTAGTTTCGTTGCTAACTTCTTCAAAGAGCCACAGCTAGCACCAATCATCCGCTTTTCGTCTATTGGATTGTTAATCACTGCTTTCAGTAGTGTTCAAAACGCAATCTTTCAGCGTAAGCTAGCATTTAAAACTCTTGCAACCCGATCACTACTAGCAGTGGGAATTGGCGGTGTAGTAGGCATAACTATGGCATTTATGGGATTTGGAGTTTGGAGTATTGTCGGTCAGCAATTATCTAATAATTTGGCAGGAGTTTTGATAATATGGTGGGTAAGTGATTGGCGACCAAAATTAAGATTTTCGGTAAGACACTTCAAGGAACTACTTTCCTTCGGAGTGAATGTGATGGGGATGAATTTATTTTACTTCTTTAGCACTCGCTCCGATGACTTTTTAATCGGTTCTTTTCTAGGTTCTTCTGCATTAGGCTATTACACCGTTGCTTATCGCGTGTTATCAATATTGAGAGAATTGCTAACTGGCACCATAGCAAAAGTTACTTTGCCAACATTTTCAAAGTTACAGCACGAGCCAGAAAGATTAAGAAATGCGCTTTATGAAGCAATTCAACTAACAAGTTTGATTACCTTTCCAGCTTTCTTAGGCACATTGATATTAGCACCTGAAATAGTAGAAGTTGTATTTGGAACAAAATGGTTACCCAGTGTCCCAGTAATGCAAATTTTAAACCTTACTGGTATTGCTTATGCATATTTCTATTTCAATGGTTCTGTGCTAATGGCAGTCGGAAAACCTTCATCTAAGCTAGCTATGGATTTCATGCAAGCTGTTATCAATGTTATTGGCTTTTCCATCGCAGCCCAATGGGGAATTGTCGCAGTTGCATCTGCTTTTGTGATTAGAATGTACCTGATAGCGCCTATTGTAATTTGGGTAATTTGGAAGGAAATCCATATTAATGTAGTCACCTATCTACGCCAAGGTGTTGTTGCTTTAGCTGGAACGATAGCGATGTTATCTGTTATCTTTGCCATCAAATATTTTTTGAGTAACTTAATAAGTTCTTCTGCAGTATTAGCTATTTCTATAGTAGTTGGTAGTATAGTATACATTTTATCCATTTTCTTGATTGCACCAAAATTGTTTTGGCAGATAAGAAATATGGCCCGTTAG
- a CDS encoding M48 family metallopeptidase has translation MSFFKTPLIGLKADSFRHPLDLEATKTLKQIPGIDMLVRNWLGPMAEQVFYVENIASSILVGEKQLPDLYKLLLDACKILDIEPPQLYVRQHPAPNAYTFAVRGKQPFVVLHTSLIDILTPEEIQAVIAHELGHLKCDHSVYLTPVNLLILAAAIVPNVGTFVAQAIQAQLLEWVRCAEFTCDRAALLATQDPKVVMSVLMKLAGGSPTLAPQLNLDAFVAQARAYDDISKTELGEMVKAARTAQLTHPVPVLRAREIDRWASSTEYQSLIQSHGLKSTTNEVAPKGGWRNW, from the coding sequence ATGTCCTTCTTTAAAACCCCGCTAATTGGTTTAAAAGCTGACTCATTTCGTCATCCATTAGACCTGGAAGCTACCAAAACGCTCAAGCAAATACCAGGCATAGATATGTTGGTGCGAAATTGGCTTGGGCCAATGGCAGAGCAGGTTTTCTATGTAGAAAATATTGCCTCCAGCATTCTAGTGGGTGAAAAGCAACTGCCCGATTTATACAAGCTGTTGTTAGATGCCTGTAAAATCCTAGATATAGAGCCTCCCCAGTTGTACGTCCGGCAACATCCGGCTCCCAACGCCTATACTTTTGCTGTGCGGGGTAAACAGCCGTTTGTTGTGCTACACACATCTCTGATTGATATCCTGACACCAGAGGAAATACAGGCAGTAATTGCCCACGAGTTGGGGCATCTTAAGTGTGACCATAGCGTTTACTTGACGCCTGTAAATTTATTAATATTAGCTGCGGCGATTGTGCCCAATGTCGGAACTTTTGTTGCTCAAGCGATACAGGCACAACTTTTAGAATGGGTACGCTGTGCTGAGTTTACCTGCGATCGCGCCGCATTACTAGCAACCCAAGACCCCAAAGTTGTCATGTCAGTCTTGATGAAGCTGGCGGGTGGTTCTCCCACCTTAGCGCCACAACTGAATCTCGATGCCTTTGTTGCCCAAGCCCGCGCTTACGATGATATTAGCAAGACCGAATTAGGTGAAATGGTCAAAGCTGCCCGCACAGCCCAATTAACCCATCCAGTGCCAGTGCTGCGGGCGCGAGAAATTGACCGTTGGGCAAGCAGTACAGAATATCAATCTTTAATCCAAAGTCATGGACTGAAGTCTACAACTAATGAAGTTGCACCCAAAGGTGGATGGCGAAACTGGTAG